From Topomyia yanbarensis strain Yona2022 chromosome 1, ASM3024719v1, whole genome shotgun sequence, one genomic window encodes:
- the LOC131683183 gene encoding ribonucleoside-diphosphate reductase large subunit — MVFKSNKMYVFKRDGRKEEVHLDKITSRIQKLCYGLNMDFVDPVAITLKVINGLYSGVTTQELDNLAAETAATLTTEHADYAILAARLAVSNLHKETKKHFSDVMHDLYTMENEHLGIKMPMISDFHYKVIMDNADRLNSAIIYDRDFGYNYFGFKTLERSYLLKIKGKIAERPQHMLMRVSIGIHGENIDAAIETYNLLSERYFTHASPTLFAAATRRPQLSSCFLLTMSEDSIEGIYETLKQCALISKSAGGIGLNVHCIRAKGTYIAGTNGISNGLIPMLRVYNNTAKYVDQGGNKRPGAFAIYLEPWHGDVFEFLDLKKNTGAEDVRARDMFYALWIPDLFMQRVEANEDWSLMCPHDCPGLSETWGEEFEKLYTGYEKQGRFIRKVKAQDLWFAIIESQVETGVPYMLYKDACNRKSNQQNVGTIKCSNLCTEIVEYSSKDEIAVCNLASIALNMFVKPDKTYDFQKLKAVAKTVTKNLNKIIDINFYPVPEAQRSNMRHRPIGIGVQGLADAFILMRYPYDSEEAQKLNQQIFETIYYGALEASCELAETEGTYETYDGCPVSKGILQYDMWNKEPTDLWDWAVLKEKIAKHGIRNSLLLAPMPTASTAQILGNNESFEPYTSNIYNRRVLSGEFQVVNHHLLKDLTELDLWDDEMKNKIIGSNGSIQGFEEIPKEIRDLYKTVWEISVKTSIKMAADRGAFIDQSQSFNIHVAEPNYGKLTSIHFYGWKMGLKTGMYYLRTKPAASAIQFTVDKSKLAADSNRLNSSVGGASTSSAVKMNGTSSTPRKMANGDVSASGADMPQMDGSFAERNRRMAEMVCSLENKEDCMMCGS; from the exons ATGGTGTTTAAATCGAACAAGATGTACGTCTTCAAGCGAG ACGGTCGCAAGGAGGAGGTACATCTGGACAAAATCACTTCCCGTATCCAGAAGCTCTGCTACGGCTTAAATATGGACTTTGTCGATCCG GTTGCCATTACCCTGAAAGTCATCAACGGACTGTACTCCGGCGTAACGACGCAAGAGTTGGACAACCTGGCCGCCGAAACGGCTGCCACGCTAACCACGGAACACGCCGATTACGCTATCCTGGCTGCTCGACTGGCCGTGTCAAATTTGCACAAGGAAACGAAGAAGCATTTTTCCG ATGTAATGCACGACCTGTACACGATGGAGAATGAACATCTCGGAATAAAAATGCCCATGATTTCGGACTTCCACTACAAGGTGATCATGGATAACGCCGACCGGTTGAATTCGGCCATCATCTACGATcgtgatttcggctacaattacTTCGGTTTCAAAACGCTCGAACGGTCGTATCTGCTTAAAATCAAGGGCAAGATTGCCGAACGACCCCAGCACATGTTGATGCGGGTGTCGATTGGAATTCACGGCGAAAACATCGACGCCGCCATCGAAACGTACAATCTGCTGTCGGAGCGATATTTCACTCACGCATCGCCTACTCTGTTTGCGGCAGCCACTCGCCGGCCCCAGCTGTCTTCCTGTTTCCTGCTGACGATGAGCGAGGACAGTATCGAAGGGATCTACGAAACGTTGAAGCAATGTGCACTGATATCGAAATCGGCCGGAGGAATTGGTTTGAATGTACACTGTATCCGGGCGAAGGGAACCTACATCGCTGGAACGAATGGCATTTCCAACGGGTTGATTCCGATGCTGAGAGTTTACAACAACACTGCTAAGTATGTGGATCAGGGTGGAAATAAGAGACCGGGAGCGTTTGCCATCTACTTGGAACCGTGGCACGGCGATGTGTTTGAGTTCTTGGATTTAAAGAAAAACACGGGAGCGGAAGATGTTCGGGCTAGAGATATGTTCTATGCGCTGTGGATACCGGATTTGTTCATGCAACGGGTGGAGGCTAATGAGGACTGGAGCTTGATGTGTCCGCACGATTGTCCGGGGTTGTCGGAAACATGGGGCGAAGAGTTCGAGAAACTTTACACCGGTTATGAGAAGCAGGGTCGCTTTATCCGTAAGGTCAAAGCTCAGGACCTATGGTTTGCCATCATTGAATCGCAGGTGGAAACTGGAGTGCCTTACATGCTCTATAAGGATGCTTGTAACCGAAAGAGCAATCAGCAGAACGTTGGAACCATCAAGTGTTCCAATTTGTGCACGGAAATTGTGGAGTACTCTTCCAAGGACGAGATTGCCGTGTGCAACCTAGCTTCCATCGCCCTGAATATGTTCGTGAAACCGGACAAAACGTATGATTTCCAGAAACTGAAAGCCGTGGCCAAGACTGTCACCAAAAATCTCAACAAAATAATCGACATCAACTTCTACCCGGTTCCGGAAGCTCAGCGTTCGAACATGCGCCATCGCCCCATCGGAATAGGCGTCCAGGGACTGGCCGATGCGTTCATTCTAATGCGATACCCTTACGACAGCGAGGAAGCACAGAAGCTGAACcagcaaattttcgaaaccATCTACTACGGTGCACTGGAAGCCAGCTGTGAGCTGGCGGAAACGGAAGGCACCTACGAAACGTACGACGGATGTCCAGTTAGCAAAGGTATTCTCCAATACGACATGTGGAACAAAGAACCGACCGATTTGTGGGATTGGGCGgtactgaaggaaaaaattgccAAACATGGAATTCGAAACTCGTTGCTGCTGGCACCGATGCCAACGGCTTCGACTGCGCAGATCCTCGGTAATAACGAATCGTTCGAACCGTACACCTCCAACATCTACAACCGTCGCGTGCTGTCAGGGGAATTTCAG GTTGTCAACCATCACCTGCTGAAGGATCTCACCGAACTTGATCTCTGGGATGacgaaatgaaaaacaaaatcatCGGCAGCAACGGGTCGATCCAAGGCTTCGAAGAAATCCCAAAAGAAATCCGTGATCTGTACAAAACCGTTTGGGAAATTTCCGTTAAAACCAGCATCAAGATGGCCGCTGATCGGGGTGCCTTCATCGATCAATCACAATCATTCAACATTCACGTCGCCGAACCGAACTATGGCAAACTGACCTCGATTCACTTCTACGGCTGGAAGATGGGTCTGAAGACGGGAATGTACTATCTGCGTACGAAACCGGCAGCCAGTGCGATTCAGTTTACCGTTGATAAGAGTAAACTGGCCGCCGACTCGAATCGGTTGAACAGTAGCGTCGGAGGGGCTAGCACGTCGTCTGCGGTGAAGATGAACGGTACCAGTAGCACACCAAGGAAGATGGCTAATGGGGATGTTTCGGCGTCCGGTGCCGATATGCCGCAGATGGATGGTTCGTTTGCTGAACGTAACCGGCGCATGGCTGAGATGGTGTGTTCGCTGGAGAATAAAGAAGACTGCATGATGTGTGGGTCATAA
- the LOC131683217 gene encoding uncharacterized protein LOC131683217 — protein MFRFGHYQMHYELVEAMKQKESLIPHDTVSGMQRIQLSVSPRLFVLEAEMHMQYLEDHQECLDSKVHQYDTNNEKFQFLVDSSDYNPTLAAETILYIYSEMAKETQPTRSNKDETEISRLFGSQQKKHPTLPQVQHRKCQK, from the exons ATGTTTCGATTTGGCCACTACCAGATGCACTACGAACTGGTGGAGGCTATGAAACAGAAGGAAAGTTTGATCCCTCACGATACGGTTAGTGGTATGCAAAGAATTCAACTATCCGTTTCACCCCGACTGTTTGTTCTGGAGGCGGAGATGCACATGCAATACCTGGAAGATCATCAGGAATGCTTGGACAGCAAAGTTCACCAGTACGATACTAACAATGAAAAGTTTCAATTCTTAGTGGACAGTAGTG ATTACAACCCGACGTTGGCAGCCGAAACTATTCTATATATCTATTCTGAGATGGCAAAAGAAACCCAACCTACTCGTAGTAACAAGGATGAAACGGAAATCAGTCGCCTGTTCGGCtctcaacaaaaaaaacacccaaCGTTGCCTCAAGTGCAACACCGAAAGTGTCAAAAATAA
- the LOC131683225 gene encoding DNA-directed RNA polymerase III subunit RPC9 yields the protein MEIVNPNAAILTNFEVMSALKNMKSSKKKYGLRNLATITYETVQYLEETACKEQSIESIADFLKAMKQFNLTKNECLMLINDPPSSALHIQIMIEDSDERLTDEQVIQIIEYGAKLRTTSAEGTSHHGED from the exons Atggaaat CGTCAATCCAAACGCCGCCATCCTCACCAACTTTGAGGTTATGAGCGCgctgaaaaacatgaaaagcaGCAAAAAGAAGTACGGTTTACGGAATCTGGCCACAATTACGTATGAGACGGTTCAGTACCTGGAAGAAACCGCATGCAAGGAACAAAGCATCGAATCTATAGCGGATTTCTTGAAAGctatgaaacaatttaatttgaCCAAAAATGAGTGCTTGATGTTGATCAACGATCCACCAAGTTCGGCTCTTCACATCCAGATAATGATCGAGGATTCGGACGAGCGACTGACAGACGAACAGGTTATTCAGATAATCGAATACGGAGCTAAATTACGAACAACCAGCGCAGAAGGCACCAGTCATCACGGGGAAGATTAG
- the LOC131683208 gene encoding density-regulated protein homolog: MVSEIPPKLQIGPKEGVHYPLSVQYCGNCSMPLEYCEYYPEYEKCKQWLRKNLPDEFERISLGIAETGTVKTATSTAAAAGGAAGSATTTEDGPGEEDKKRQKRGGKGIMKTKKVKEDGPKKICVSRSARGRKKSVTVVSGMGTFDIDLKVAAKFFGTKFACGSSVTGEDEIVIQGDVKDELFDVIPEKWPEIDEDFIEDLGDQKR; the protein is encoded by the coding sequence ATGGTCAGCGAAATCCCACCCAAGCTACAAATCGGTCCCAAGGAGGGCGTTCACTATCCGCTATCGGTGCAGTACTGTGGCAACTGTTCGATGCCACTGGAATATTGCGAATACTATCCGGAATATGAAAAGTGCAAACAATGGCTGCGGAAGAACTTGCCGGATGAATTCGAACGAATCAGTTTAGGAATAGCGGAAACCGGAACGGTAAAAACCGCAACGTCtacggctgctgctgctggtggtgcAGCAGGATCTGCAACAACAACGGAGGACGGTCCCGGTGAGGAAGACAAAAAGCGACAGAAACGAGGCGGTAAAggtatcatgaaaacgaaaaaagtcaAGGAAGACGGACCGAAGAAGATTTGCGTGTCACGATCGGCTCGCGGTCGAAAGAAGTCCGTCACCGTGGTCAGCGGAATGGGAACGTTTGACATCGATCTGAAGGTGGCTGCTAAATTTTTCGGTACCAAATTTGCTTGCGGTTCATCGGTGACCGGGGAGGACGAGATTGTCATTCAGGGCGATGTTAAGGATGAGCTGTTTGATGTTATTCCCGAGAAATGGCCGGAAATTGATGAGGATTTTATCGAAGATCTGGGCGATCAGAAACGATAG
- the LOC131676435 gene encoding uncharacterized protein LOC131676435 — protein sequence MNQSSKSAARCRLCLRLVDSQELMAMLYEDPPGPLHSFAQKLLSDEFALNSPQFCSDCFSMWNMMQDFLNSCLRANEVLRLSKHVALRKAWVGCDDEQRMFIEVCRVVKRHFNEMGKLLCTLQPETWVPSKPTMSVPQSSPEINKTHPAVTKRENVRTYRKNNPVVDPDRNAPVPVMLEKIEPLEVKEEAPLDIDDSSAFVSDEQSSLLMHVNYNLQAEPETDSCDVDTTEHAITVVEPEIDQIDLLDSSSGEDDAVVDQKEGGSRKKKTAIRFDEEKLKNICQVCGIKTDNMAAHLEMHIRRPSEKKKMGPRQVNTAPKSRVKIVKKEPRVMPITKKSSLLQRAELQSGTLQCQVCGIGMSNLLVARIHARSHASGNLYSVKNPSKDWVYEK from the exons ATGAATCAAAGCAGCAAATCAGCAGCAAGATGCCGACTGTGCCTTCGGTTGGTAGACTCACAGGAGCTGATGGCAATGCTTTACGAAGACCCGCCTGGTCCACTGCACAGTTTCGCACAGAAGTTGCTCTCCGATGAG TTTGCATTAAACAGTCCGCAATTCTGTAGCGACTGTTTCTCTATGTGGAACATGATGCAGGACTTTCTTAATTCTTGCCTGCGGGCAAAcgaagttctgcgtttgagtaAGCATGTTGCCCTTCGGAAGGCTTGGGTTGGCTGCGATGACGAACAGCGTATGTTTATTGAAGTTTGCCGGGTAGTGAAGCGTCATTTCAACGAAATGGGGAAATTGCTGTGCACTCTACAGCCCGAAACTTGGGTGCCATCCAAACCTACGATGAGTGTTCCGCAATCGTCGcctgaaatcaacaaaacgcaCCCTGCCGTGACGAAGCGCGAGAACGTAAGAACGTATCGAAAAAATAATCCTGTGGTGGATCCGGATCGAAACGCTCCGGTTCCAGTGATGCTAGAGAAAATTGAACCTCTGGAAGTCAAAGAAGAGGCACCACTCGATATCGACGATTCTTCGGCGTTTGTGTCGGATGAACAGTCAAGTCTGCTCATGCATGTGAATTACAATCTTCAAGCTGAACCGGAGACAGATTCGTGCGATGTAGACACTACTGAACATGCGATTACGGTTGTTGAACCGGAAATAGATCAGATTGATTTGCTCGACAGTAGCAGCGGCGAAGACGATGCGGTAGTAGATCAGAAAGAAGGCGGTTCGCGGAAGAAAAAAACCGCGATTCGCTTCGACGAAGAAAAGCTGAAAAACATTTGTCAAGTTTGCGGAATAAAAACCGACAATATGGCTGCCCACCTTGAGATGCACATCAGAAGACCAAGCGAAAAGAAGAAAATGGGACCACGACAGGTTAATACGGCACCAAAGAGTAGGGTGAAAATCGTTAAAAAGGAACCGCGAGTTATGCCCATCACTAAAAAGAGTAGCTTACTGCAGCGAGCGGAACTACAGTCGGGAACGTTACAGTGTCAGGTTTGTGGTATTGGCATGTCCAATCTACTGGTGGCGAGGATCCACGCTCGTTCTCATGCGTCTGGCAACCTGTATAGTGTTAAAAATCCCTCTAAGGATTGGGTTTACGAAAAGTAA